The Bacillus mesophilus genome has a window encoding:
- the guaB gene encoding IMP dehydrogenase, translating into MWESKFVKEGLTFDDVLLVPAKSEVLPRDVDLRTVLTDKVILNIPVISAGMDTVTEAEMAIAMARQGGLGIIHKNMSIEKQAEQVDKVKRSESGVITNPFFLTPDHQVYDAEHLMGKYRISGVPIVNNMEDKKLVGIITNRDLRFIQDFSIKIEDVMTKENLVTAPVGTNLEQAERILQRYKIEKLPLVDDDGILKGLITIKDIEKVIEFPNSAKDHQGRLLVGAAVGVTADTLIRAKKLIEAGVDCLVLDTAHGHSKGVLDKVREIKENYPAISLIAGNVATADATRELIEAGADVIKVGIGPGSICTTRVVAGVGVPQITAVYDCATEAKKHGVAIIADGGIKYSGDMVKALAAGGNAVMLGSLLAGVTESPGDREIYQGRQFKVYRGMGSVGAMEKGSKDRYFQENNQKAVPEGIEGRVPYKGPLVDTIYQLLGGIRSGMGYCGTKTLHELRENSQFIRMTGAGLRESHPHNIQITKEAPNYSL; encoded by the coding sequence ATGTGGGAGAGTAAATTTGTAAAAGAAGGCTTAACCTTCGATGATGTCTTGTTAGTTCCAGCTAAGTCTGAGGTACTTCCTAGAGATGTTGATTTACGCACAGTTTTAACAGATAAGGTCATACTTAATATCCCTGTCATCAGTGCAGGAATGGACACTGTTACTGAAGCTGAAATGGCTATTGCCATGGCTAGACAAGGTGGGCTAGGTATTATCCATAAAAATATGTCTATAGAAAAGCAAGCTGAACAGGTGGATAAGGTGAAGCGGTCTGAAAGTGGAGTTATTACTAATCCATTCTTTTTAACACCTGATCATCAGGTTTATGATGCTGAACACCTAATGGGTAAATATCGTATTTCTGGTGTACCGATTGTAAATAATATGGAGGATAAGAAATTAGTTGGTATTATCACTAACCGTGACCTCCGTTTTATTCAAGACTTCTCCATAAAAATAGAAGATGTTATGACCAAAGAAAACCTAGTAACTGCCCCTGTTGGAACAAACCTAGAACAAGCAGAAAGAATCTTACAAAGATATAAAATTGAAAAACTCCCACTAGTTGATGATGATGGAATTCTAAAAGGTCTCATTACCATTAAAGATATTGAAAAAGTAATTGAATTTCCTAACTCTGCAAAGGATCACCAAGGACGTTTGTTGGTAGGTGCAGCAGTTGGAGTAACTGCAGATACATTAATAAGAGCTAAGAAGCTAATAGAAGCCGGTGTAGACTGTCTTGTTTTAGATACTGCACATGGTCACTCTAAGGGTGTGCTAGATAAAGTACGAGAAATAAAAGAGAATTATCCTGCCATCTCTTTAATTGCTGGAAATGTTGCAACAGCAGATGCAACTAGAGAGTTAATAGAAGCAGGTGCAGATGTAATTAAAGTAGGAATTGGACCAGGATCAATTTGTACTACTAGAGTTGTAGCTGGGGTTGGGGTTCCACAGATTACCGCTGTTTATGACTGTGCAACTGAAGCTAAAAAGCATGGTGTGGCCATTATTGCTGATGGTGGTATTAAATACTCAGGTGATATGGTTAAGGCATTAGCAGCAGGTGGAAATGCCGTAATGCTTGGTAGTTTACTAGCAGGTGTAACTGAAAGCCCTGGGGACCGAGAAATATACCAAGGTCGTCAATTTAAGGTTTATCGTGGAATGGGCTCTGTTGGTGCAATGGAAAAAGGCAGTAAAGATCGTTATTTCCAAGAAAACAATCAAAAAGCTGTTCCAGAAGGAATTGAAGGAAGAGTACCATATAAAGGACCATTGGTTGATACGATTTACCAATTACTTGGTGGAATTCGTTCAGGTATGGGTTACTGTGGAACGAAAACACTCCATGAGCTAAGAGAGAATTCACAGTTTATACGAATGACTGGAGCAGGTTTAAGAGAAAGTCACCCACATAATATTCAAATAACAAAAGAAGCACCAAATTACTCTTTATAA
- a CDS encoding YaaC family protein — protein MFDHQAVWQSYTPFHSAANVQEYLFKVYKESNVEDPEKVSYQNCYPFIYYLDHGKSYYQLSQQAPTSIKPVLLFYGMTQLLKACLLSVDPNYPESTSVLAHGVSTRKRKKQSYDFLKDEVKIQKNGLFSHFSQKMFHVEHLDGEKIAMVSLLKRIPELNSLFEFSYGELVSIPLTKGEMNSYSMNSNILDFFHMTEERFTDFLTNKLKPLDKVTYQKNQGTLTFSLKKDLLNSISCFPFYYHYEENSFYLSTDRDATTYCPEIMVHYLLLYNLSMISRYETEWWSELLQNSSTKDLPFIQQFIDTTTTKIPILLSDYLYAKIKKNR, from the coding sequence TTGTTTGACCATCAAGCTGTATGGCAATCATACACTCCCTTTCATTCAGCAGCTAATGTTCAAGAGTATCTATTTAAGGTCTATAAGGAAAGTAATGTGGAAGACCCTGAAAAAGTGAGCTATCAAAATTGCTATCCATTTATATATTACTTAGATCATGGAAAAAGCTACTATCAATTATCCCAACAGGCACCTACATCTATAAAGCCTGTTTTACTTTTTTATGGAATGACACAGTTATTAAAGGCCTGTTTACTCTCAGTAGATCCAAACTATCCTGAATCTACTTCAGTATTAGCACATGGGGTTTCGACTAGAAAAAGAAAGAAGCAATCATACGATTTTCTTAAGGATGAAGTGAAGATACAGAAGAATGGTCTCTTTTCCCACTTTTCCCAGAAGATGTTTCATGTGGAACACCTTGATGGTGAAAAAATTGCTATGGTTTCACTTTTAAAAAGAATACCAGAGCTTAATTCTCTATTTGAGTTTAGTTATGGTGAGCTTGTATCAATACCTCTAACTAAAGGTGAAATGAATTCTTATAGTATGAATAGTAATATTCTTGATTTTTTTCATATGACAGAAGAAAGATTTACTGATTTCCTAACCAACAAACTAAAGCCGTTGGATAAGGTTACATATCAAAAAAATCAAGGAACCTTAACGTTCTCTCTAAAAAAAGATTTATTAAATTCAATTAGTTGTTTTCCATTTTACTACCATTATGAGGAGAATTCCTTTTACCTTTCAACAGACAGAGATGCAACAACCTATTGTCCAGAAATCATGGTGCATTATTTATTACTCTATAATTTAAGTATGATCTCTCGCTATGAAACAGAATGGTGGAGTGAGCTTCTACAAAATTCAAGTACGAAAGATCTGCCATTTATTCAACAATTTATAGATACAACTACTACAAAGATTCCAATATTACTTTCAGATTACTTATACGCCAAAATAAAAAAGAACCGTTGA